A region from the Andrena cerasifolii isolate SP2316 chromosome 11, iyAndCera1_principal, whole genome shotgun sequence genome encodes:
- the Mrpl53 gene encoding mitochondrial ribosomal protein L53, translating to MSLPLSGTRTRSQGIISAIAKHLRSLSLKPVKSISIKFDPFHNAMETRDFFFHITTPKIIATNPRCIVKPKIVSDRSEPEVTVKLLSGDNVVFKSANLTSLNILQLYNKHITPLSASEPETGSETALADKKKKKRKNKHKIKPGSKHRGVYL from the exons ATGTCGCTTCCTCTTAGTGGGACTCGCACACGCTCGCAGGGAATTATAAGTGCAATCGCAAAGCATTTAAGATCCTTGTCCTTAAAGCCGGTAAAAtcaatcagcataaaattcgaTCCCTTTCACAATGCTATGGAAACGAG AGACTTTTTCTTTCACATTACAACTCCAAAAATTATTGCGACAAATCCACGGTGCATTGTGAAACCAAAAATCGTCTCTGATCGTTCTGAACCCGAAGTCACGGTGAAGTTGC TATCAGGTGATAATGTGGTATTCAAAAGTGCAAACTTGACGTCTCTGAATATTTTGCAACTTTACAACAAACACATCACGCCTTTGTCTGCATCTGAGCCTGAAACTGGAAGCGAAACAGCACTCGCAgacaagaaaaagaagaaacgaaagaacaAACATAAAATTAAACCAGGAAGCAAACATAGAGGagtatacttataa
- the LOC143374590 gene encoding uncharacterized protein LOC143374590, producing the protein MANHVSNSKNYSIKLIDTLYNQVPAFTDVFDEETWYIFVACFVIGTVFVAFILSRFITIKPVE; encoded by the coding sequence ATGGCTAATCATGTGTCGAATAGTAAAAATTATAGTATCAAACTTATCGACACCCTTTACAATCAGGTTCCAGCTTTTACAGACGTTTTCGATGAAGAAACGTGGTATATTTTCGTTGCCTGCTTTGTAATTGGAACAGTTTTCGTTGCATTTATTCTCTCGAGATTTATTACAATAAAACCTGTCGAATGA
- the Rpn13 gene encoding regulatory particle non-ATPase 13 isoform X1, with protein MSGGALFGNNASRGTSKNLVEFKAGKMTMKGKMVYPDTRKGQLYVYQSDDSLMHFCWKDRTTGSIEDDLIIFPDDCEFKHVPQCKTGRVYLLRFKSSNKKFFVWLQDLKTDKDEEHCRKINEILNNPPTPGSQRSDNTNPEDLQNILSNMSQQQLMQLFGGVGQLGGLSSLLGTMNRPQGVQSTKASTTTTSPRVAINAPRSTTQMVSSPASTNDSSKPNGDNKPSTRTPAPSTPGATTRTNNRIQLSDLQNLLSEIPTPAGAESVVQRGVATELNHAIRETFSASESWERALGPHLPPGDHLSGAICSPQFFQALSMFWSALQSGQAGPVIRQFGLGSDAVNAAANGNVEEFFTALESEAKTGQEQTQQGQEDKNTKQASPTSSPDKKDDDDEGMALD; from the exons ATGTCAGGAGGTGCGCTCTTTGGAAATAATGCGTCTCGCGGCACATCCAAAAATTTGGTCGAGTTCAAAGCCGGGAAAATGACCATGAAAGGGAAAATGGTTTATCCAGATACACGAAAGGGCCAACTTTACGTTTACCAATCTGACGACTCATTGATGCATTTCTGTTGGAAAGACCGTACAACAGGGTCCATTGAAGAT GACCTAATTATCTTCCCCGATGATTGCGAATTCAAGCACGTGCCTCAGTGCAAAACTGGAAGGGTATATTTATTACGATTCAAGTCATCGAACAAAAAGTTCTTCGTTTGGCTGCAG GATCTGAAAACGGATAAAGATGAGGAGCATTGTAGAAAAATTAACGAAATTCTTAATAATCCACCAACTCCTGGATCGCAAAGAAGCGACAATACAAACCCTGAAGATCTGCAAAATATATTAAGCAACATGTCGCAGCAACAACTAATGCAACTGTTCGGCGGCGTAGGACAGCTCGGGGGTCTAAGTAGTTTACTCGGCACGATGAATAGACCTCAGGGTGTACAAAGCACTAAAGCTTCTACGACAACTACGTCCCCTAGAGTTGCTATAAATGCTCCAAGATCAACGACGCAAATGGTGTCTTCGCCGGCATCTACTAACGATAGTTCTAAACCAAATG GTGACAATAAACCATCGACAAGAACGCCAGCTCCGTCGACACCTGGGGCAACGACGAGAACCAACAACAGAATACAGCTTAGCGACCTTCAGAATCTTTTATCAGAAATTCCAACACCAGCAGGAGCGGAATCCGTTGTTCAG AGGGGCGTAGCAACTGAGCTGAACCATGCCATCCGTGAGACATTCTCTGCATCGGAAAGTTGGGAGCGTGCATTGGGCCCACACTTACCACCAGGAGATCACCTGAGTGGCGCAATATGTTCTCCCCAGTTCTTCCAGGCGCTATCAATGTTCTGGTCTGCTTTGCAGTCAGGTCAAGCGGGACCTGTTATCCGTCAATTCGGCTTGGGATCGGATGCTGTCAATGCCGCAGCCAATGGAAATGTTGAAGAGTTCTTCACTGCTCTTGAGTCTGAGGCTAAGACTGGCCAAGAACAAACGCAGCAAGGACAAGAGGACAAGAATACAAAGCAAGCTTCACCAACATCTAGTCCTGATAAGaaagacgatgacgacgaagGAATGGCTTTAGATTaa
- the Rpn13 gene encoding regulatory particle non-ATPase 13 isoform X2, producing the protein MSGGALFGNNASRGTSKNLVEFKAGKMTMKGKMVYPDTRKGQLYVYQSDDSLMHFCWKDRTTGSIEDDLIIFPDDCEFKHVPQCKTGRVYLLRFKSSNKKFFVWLQDLKTDKDEEHCRKINEILNNPPTPGSQRSDNTNPEDLQNILSNMSQQQLMQLFGGVGQLGGLSSLLGTMNRPQGVQSTKASTTTTSPRVAINAPRSTTQMVSSPASTNDSSKPNGDNKPSTRTPAPSTPGATTRTNNRIQLSDLQNLLSEIPTPAGAESVVQSGQAGPVIRQFGLGSDAVNAAANGNVEEFFTALESEAKTGQEQTQQGQEDKNTKQASPTSSPDKKDDDDEGMALD; encoded by the exons ATGTCAGGAGGTGCGCTCTTTGGAAATAATGCGTCTCGCGGCACATCCAAAAATTTGGTCGAGTTCAAAGCCGGGAAAATGACCATGAAAGGGAAAATGGTTTATCCAGATACACGAAAGGGCCAACTTTACGTTTACCAATCTGACGACTCATTGATGCATTTCTGTTGGAAAGACCGTACAACAGGGTCCATTGAAGAT GACCTAATTATCTTCCCCGATGATTGCGAATTCAAGCACGTGCCTCAGTGCAAAACTGGAAGGGTATATTTATTACGATTCAAGTCATCGAACAAAAAGTTCTTCGTTTGGCTGCAG GATCTGAAAACGGATAAAGATGAGGAGCATTGTAGAAAAATTAACGAAATTCTTAATAATCCACCAACTCCTGGATCGCAAAGAAGCGACAATACAAACCCTGAAGATCTGCAAAATATATTAAGCAACATGTCGCAGCAACAACTAATGCAACTGTTCGGCGGCGTAGGACAGCTCGGGGGTCTAAGTAGTTTACTCGGCACGATGAATAGACCTCAGGGTGTACAAAGCACTAAAGCTTCTACGACAACTACGTCCCCTAGAGTTGCTATAAATGCTCCAAGATCAACGACGCAAATGGTGTCTTCGCCGGCATCTACTAACGATAGTTCTAAACCAAATG GTGACAATAAACCATCGACAAGAACGCCAGCTCCGTCGACACCTGGGGCAACGACGAGAACCAACAACAGAATACAGCTTAGCGACCTTCAGAATCTTTTATCAGAAATTCCAACACCAGCAGGAGCGGAATCCGTTGTTCAG TCAGGTCAAGCGGGACCTGTTATCCGTCAATTCGGCTTGGGATCGGATGCTGTCAATGCCGCAGCCAATGGAAATGTTGAAGAGTTCTTCACTGCTCTTGAGTCTGAGGCTAAGACTGGCCAAGAACAAACGCAGCAAGGACAAGAGGACAAGAATACAAAGCAAGCTTCACCAACATCTAGTCCTGATAAGaaagacgatgacgacgaagGAATGGCTTTAGATTaa